The window CGTCCATTTCAGAACAAGTTTTTATTCTCTAATGGCAACAATAGcaatcatttatttgttttaaatgatgcTACATGGGTTAGCCAGCTCATGTGGCAGTGGCGGCCAGCCACATCAGGGATAAGACAGGAGCTTGTGCAGTGGGGAAGTAAGAGGGCCATGCTTGCCTGGTTCCCAGTTAACTACCCTTGTGATGCACCTAACAAACTGCTCCTGTGTGGCTGTAATATTTGCTCCCAGCTTCACTGTGTGGAGCTTTGTCCTCTCCTTCACACTTAtctctgagtttgttttgttaaatgtaagCTCAGACAGACTGTGGATTAGCTGGAAACACAATACTCTAAATCCTCTCAAGCATTCTGCCATTAATCAGTCCATCTACACTGTTAACATCAAGGCTGTACAGGTCTCAGACAGATACTGCACTGATGAATACCACTTCTTTTCCTACTTGCTgtaacatgttttcttttatcaaCAGATTCACCAAAGTGGTGCCCATGTTCCTTGATCCAAATTACAAACGATTCTCCAAGATTGGTGATTATTTGCCTCCATTTGGAATAAAATCACAAGGTATGATTACACATTCTTGTCTTTGCAGTAGAAGATTATACAGTTCAATTCATTTTGAATGGCACTGCATTCCTCACCAGTTAAGACTAGATGTTTCTAACCACTAGATGAGAAGTAACACTGTCAAGGCCTCAGTATTCTTAAAACAAACTAGTTTGTATAACCGGCCATGTCTGAAGACAgaagtatatacagtatatatatatatatatatatatacacacacatatatacactaCTATATATGTATAGTAGGGGTGCTCTATTATCCCTAGTTGCATGATTGGAGACAGGAAGCAATGGCACTAATAAAGAAAATTGAGGATGCAATGCATCATGATATCAAATCGAATCAAATTATTGACAGGATAATCAGAATTGAATCAAATCATGAGATCAATAAAGATGCACAGCCCTAATTCCTGGGTTAAAGGCCAGGTACGCCACTGGCCgatcatgtcatgtcatgtgtgtctgttatcCAAATTAATCTTCTATTAAACCAGATCCCATGTATTctaaaattaaataacaaaacatctgCTGTCCTTCATACAGCAGAAAGGGTAAAATCACCCAAGAgcatctatctgtgtgtgtgtgtgtgtgtgtgtgtgtgtgtgtgtggcagggcGTGACATGTAGAATGCAGAGAGAATGTGGAATGTAGAATTTGTAGATCAATCAGCTGAATGTTTTGATGTCAAATTGTGATGTCAGATTCTGCCAGTTGCCTGCCTGCACACTGCCTGCTTTAACAGAGAGGTTCCAGTTAGTGTACAAAAAGCCAGGTTTTAACCCAGCTGCATTCATAACTAATCTGTGAGACAAGTGAGACAAAGGCAATTTCTTCAAGACAAGAAAATGGACAAATTTAGATCTCTGGGAATCTTCTCCATGGAAGACCTTGAGGGAGAGattgaagaagaagagaggtgaCTGAGGAAGCTATtgaagaggagaatgaggaggTAGTTGAGGAAGAGATTGTGGAAGAGACTGAAGAAGCGATTGAGGAGAAGATTGATGAGAAGCCTGATGAGATGTTTAAGGAGGAGATTGAGGAGGAAATTATGGAAGAGGTTCCGGAGCAGccctctgcctccatcacagAAAACTACTCCTACACTTCTGAGTTTGAAGAGGTAAGCGATGCGATTAATAAGGTTTCACAAAGAGAGGAATCTCAgatagaggaggaaagaaaagccAGAGCTGTTCTTAAAGAGGCTTTGAAGATGATGAAAAGAGATCAAGCTCAACAGAAAGAAGCCTTTGGAGcaggaacaaaaagaaaaagccacTCTTGGCTCTGAAGAAGGAACAAGCTAAAAAAGCCAAACTTCGAGATGAAATGGAGCTCATGAAAGCACAAGTTTCTGAACTTAAGAGGTCACAAAAAGCACACCAGCACAGCAATGCCGAGCTTCAACACAAAATCAACAAAGTGACAGCTAATCTTGAAGAGGACAAAAAACTGATTAAGAAGCGCAAAAATGAGTCAAAGGTGTCCTCTAGTCAGTACAAGAAGGTGAACTGTGCCAAAATCAAGGCTTTACAAGACCACGTAACTGAGCAAGAGAAGGAAAgtcttgaaaaaaaacaaccaaattcAATCCCTGCACTCCAACATCCAGAGTCTTCATAGCAATATTGAAACTAAGGACAACTGTGTGTCCTTGCTGCAGGAGAAAGTTAACCAGGTAGCCTCAGACCTCAAAGAGGAGCAAACAAAAACCTGCCAACTCCAGAGGGACTATGAGGCTGCTGTCTCTCAGCAGCAAATGGAAGCCAAAGAACTGGCCCATCTGACTCGTCAAAACCAACGACTGGCTTCTGAGAACAAGAGGCTGGAAGGTGAACTAGAGGCTGCACTGAATCAGAGACAGTCTCAGGAAGACAAAGACACTCGCAGCAGACTTGAGGAGGAAATCAAGAAAGAGAAGGCTCGTTTCTTGAAAGCATTTAAAAGAATACAAATGCAAGAGAAAGAGCTCTCTGAGAAGACTCTGGCATTAGAAAAGAGCCAGAttggtgaaaaaatgttaagaTCCTCCCTCAAAAATGAGAAGCAGCGTTTTGAGCAGATGGTTTTCCAGAAGCAGGCCACAGAAGACCTTATAACCATCCTCAGTAAGCAGCTCAGAGAGGACTCTGCTTCCTCAGAGTACATGGTAGATGGACTCAAAGCATGtcaatcagagagcaggataAGACAGGCTGAACTTGAAGATGCCCTAAAACAGGAAAAGACACGGAGCACTGACCTGCAGCAGAGAGCCAATCAAATCACTGCTCTTGAAAAAGAAAGGACAACGTGTGAAAAATGCTGTGTTGAGCTCAGGGAAGCTTTGACCAAGGAGATGGAGACAATGGAGGAGTGGCAGAAACTGGCTGTGGCCCTCCAGACTTAAAGAACAACAGCTGACAGAGTCAGCAGTGCTTGGTCATACAGGTCgtaacagcaaaaacacaacaaaggtGAATGTTTGAGTCTAAGTACAGTGAAGTTATTAATTACAGCAGCCGTCACTGTGTTGTAAATAGAGATCATGAACACAATGTCACGACAGGTACACAGAAAGGGGGAGAGTAGACCCCTGTGTTCTGTAAAGCTTATTTGGTGGCATATGTCTTTGAGGTCAGTTGTGTCAGACAGTAATGGGGGCAGTTGGACAGATTATTGGTTAGCACCTGATATACTTAATAGACTGATTAAGGGTAACTCTCTCAGAAAGCAAGAAAGTAACTGTATTTCAGACTCACATTCCACCTACAGAGAATATCATCATTAGGTtcggtggtgcagtggttagcactgtagcctcacagcaagaaggttatAACCCAGTTCACCCGGGGCCTCTCTGTGTGGcgtttccatgttctccctgttcctgtgtgggttctctctgggttctccagcttcctcccacagtccaaacacatgcaggttaactagtgactctaaactgcctgtaggtgtgaatgtgagtgtgaatagttaatgtctctgtgtgttggccctgtgatagactggtgatccgtacaaggtgtaccctgcctcttacCCAACTacagctgggataggttccAGCCCCCCCATGATGAATTCTTTCACTCTCATCTTCATCTAACttgttgctctctttttttcctcttgtatcTGCAGAAAAGATCATAGATATTCTTCTGTCAGCAACTAAGAGCTATGGGCTTGGAGAGGAACTTGACAGGTGAGTTGGTGCCAGTTTTCCTGCCACACAGTGGATTAGGAGTGCTGTAGATAGTCAGAttataacttttaaaaatacacacagtgaggtgtggctttctttatttcttactaaatacagtatgtacactgGATGGATATAACAGAGttttcaagaaaaataaaatgccagaaaatccaaaatcatACAATACAGGCAACTTGTAGGAATACtctttagaaaataaaatatttcatccaAATTCAGCATCATCAGAATCTCCAACATTAATGACCAGATCAGTTATTGAAGTAACTGCATTGTTTGATTCCACTTTCAGCTCaagtttttgtctttatatggACCTCATCAGTTGCACAGACACTGTGTACTGGCCCTGTTTCATCATCCAGCTAAGAAAATTAGGAATGTGTTGATTTTTCCATCCAGAATTAACCAGCGCAGACTAAACACAGGACACATGTTACACAGAGTACAATACAACATGATAATCATAATATTTACCAAAaatgtgacacacactgacttgtGTCAGCTGTCCAATATCTGCTGGTAGTGCTTCACAGAGTATTTAActgaataatataataataaagaattaTGGCATTAATAATCCTTAGATTACACAAAGACTGGAATGAAGAATGAAggaatatataaatatatcattttGTGCATACACAAAAGTCCCTCCTTTTGGAGTTGGTTATTTTTGTAACCACTGACACTAATCAACAGAAAAGCTACTTTAATGTGTGACACAGCTGAATGATCAGTAATGCAGCTAGCTGCCTTCAGTAGTTACAGAATACAGTGAATAGAGATCAAGAGTGGGTAATTTCCTGACAAAAATCCTaaggacaaaacaacaaaaacattccaCACAAATATTTGACAGGTTTTCTGAGGTATACTAATCAGAGTAACCTTATAAGGCAATGACTACCATCTgtcaataatttaaaataaagtggtCCAGCTGTAAATCTGTCTTGAGCGGGTTGCCCTGAGCAACACGTGAGTCTGTTTAAAAAGGACTCAGAGGTCAGCTGATTGACACAATTTGTCTCTGAAAGAGAATAAATTGGTTTATGTTTAAATGACAGGAGTGTGCAATACCTTAATATCTTAAtggtatgtctgtctgtgttacaGTATGAGCTGTAAGACATGCATCATCGTAGGGAACGGAGGAATCCTCGCCAACAAGTCTCTAGGACAGAGGATAGATCAGTTTGATGTGGTGGTCAGGTATGTTATCACACAGAGGTGCTCCTGAGGATAAAGCACATACAAAAGTGATCTCACAATCATTCAAGCTTTTCTATTTGGTAATTTGACAAATATTGCACACTTGcaatttcaaatcaaatctttgtttagatttttctcAACAGTGCACTTGATAGTGATAGATTgattctgcagctgtgtgttgcaGGTTAAATGAAGCCCCAGTGAAAGGCTTTGAGAAAGACGTTGGTTCTAAGACCACTATGAGGATCACCTATCCAGAGGGAGCCATCCAGAAGATAGAACGCTACGAGGCTCAgtctctgtttgtcctctctgcCTTTAAAGCTCTGGACTTCAATTGGCTTCGACACATGGTCTTCAACCAGAGGCTGGTAAGGCTGCtgaactctgtttgttttgccaCTGCACCAGCAAATGCAGCTGTAGCCAGACAGTTggtggtaataataataataatgataaacttTATCTATTCagaacttttcaaaacaaacttATTAAGTGCTTTACATGGTTGAACCAggactgaaaaacatttcaggactgcaatgaaaaataaaataaaataaaataaaaataatacaaaaataaaatagaataaaatacatacagtagGTAGAGTAATGtaagataaaacaataaaaccaacaaaaaatcTGATAGATataaactgtgatttaaaaGCTGTGGTGACAGCCAGGAGCACTAACAAACCATGTGACATCAGTGGCCTTGATTACTAGCCCACAGAGGTTtaatacctgggactccccaccTGTCATTCAGGACTGAGGAgacctcttggatgagaggtgaaatgtcttcaagtatctacaaccaagcCGAGTTTCCCTTGACtcaacccttcttggataaAAGAAGTACACTATCACACAGTTAGGTTGAATCAACAGTACTGGTGTTGAAGGACTGTGAAGCTGATCGAACTGGCttcatttacaaaaacacatcaggagCTCAAATTCCTTCCCCTATGTTCTActttattaaattattgcagTGGAAAGGGACTATAAATGAATGGAGTAGGATGCTGTAACAGCTCTAGAATAAATGGTGTGTGTAAACATATTCACTCATACAGTTATCAAAGGAATGTGAGAACTGCTTGTCATTTGATCCAGTCtgctgtgtgcagatgtgttttCCACAGACTGTTGTGTCCTCCCAGTACTGCCAGCAAAGGTGTTGGGTTTCAAGCTCCAATGGAAGAGCAAAATGGCTTCAGTCAGACAGGATTACCAACTGATCCGTCAGTGAGCAGCTTACAGGGTAACAGTACTATGCTAGTAAGCTAATAGCTCATATTATTGCTGTTTGGTTTCTCCCTGCCCCCTAATCCAACATACCTAAGCAAACTCAGAGGCAGGTATCCCAGTAACTGTTCATAACGAGCTATCAGGACTGGGCAGGCTGCTAGTAATTAGTGTAATGGCCCCAGGTATACTGATACAGGGGCTTCTTTCTGTGGCTGGTTTTGTTTGCTCctcttgtttttcatcagtgttttaatggtgCTGAACTCTCCTCCCAGGCTTCTGCTCAGGGTATTGTTTTCACAGGGCTGCTTAAACACCATCATATTTTCCACTCCTCTCCACTTTGCAAACCAttcactgtgtgaaaatagTAAGAGTTTCTCAATATTTACAGTGTCAGTACTGATGGTAGATATTcaccattaacacacacacacacacacacacacacacacacgatgatGGAGGCTTCAAAGCTCTGTGAATGACAGCTTTAACATTACATACAGTCATTATCATTAAAAGTAaacataaataaagtaaattaaaataaaaatattgactgatgcagctttaaactACTGCTCTTGAAATGAAATCACATCAGTAAGGGAACAAGACAGTATCTGATAGTTTTGCTGACAAGCCTACAAACTTGGCAGTGTTTcttatttgttcagtttgagGATCATACTCACGACACAGTTTAATTTCCTCACTCTTTGTCTCTCAGCAGAGCACTGATGGCTTCTGGAAGTCGGTGGCCAGACGTGTTCCGCGGGAGCCCAGCGACATGCGTATCCTGAACCCATACTTCATCCAGGAGGCCTCCTTCAAGCTGATTGGCTTACCTTACAACAATGGACAGATGGGCAGAGGGGTGAGAGATCTGTTGTCTGCCCAGCagtcagtttctgttcagttgAGGTAGTGGGAATAGCAAgctgtttcacacacagtgttgagTTAGTGGTCAGGACTGGAGCTATGGGAGCTGACTCTCTactctgtctgtttgcattATGAAGGCTTCTTTGAACACATAGCAGATGCTGCAGGGAGCCGAGCACCTACACAGAGCatgaaaacagtctgaaaacaaacagcattgcTATTAGGCTATAACAAATCCAACCATGCTTCAGATTTCACATCTGTAAGATATCCACATAATAACCACACAGTGTATAGAAGCCTCCTCTACATACTATATGGGATACAGATCATGGCTTGGTCACTTATTTCATACAGACtcttacatttatgtttttcagaaTATCCCAACGCTGGGGACAGTTGCCATAACGATGGCCCTTCATAACTGTGATGAAGTAGCTGTTGCTGGATTTGGCTACAACATGAGCACTCCCCATGCTCCTTTGCACTACTATGAGAAGATCAGGATGTCAGCCATCAAAGAGGTACCGAAAGACCTGATTTGTTAAGATGCCAGATTTGGTTCTAAAACTGATGCTAGACATTGCACTTCTTTCTCTAGCTCAGGATAAGACTGAAGTCTAACAGTTCTTTAAGCTACTTTGACATGTATCCCACCCTATCTTTGAAACATCAGTGATTCTACTTGTCCTGAAAAGCATTTACAAAGGTCTTGCACAAGTAAAAGCCCCCCACCTTCCTATACATGACCCCAAGACTGAAAGAGATGTGAAATGACAACAGTCTCTTcgtggtgtttttgtgttgttgggGATAGATTTTAACTTTTTACTGCTAGAAgcactgacaaaaatgtgatgTCCATAAAGTGGTGTACTTAATGAACAATTGTCATTCTTTGTGGTGAGTAACTTCATAGTTTGCCAACcataacacataaaacataagAGCAGAAGGGAAGGTGACTGCAACAAACATGTAAAGGGACATAGAAGAGCCACCAGCAACCATTTAGCATGTAACCTGGCTTGTACTCAACAGACTACCAGCCCCATTAAGCTTAATACATTTACTACAAGACATCAGCAACAATTTACAACGTAGTGCCTTATTAACAGAGCTAAGCTACGTACTGTCAGCCATCAGACTGTATTTTCTGCAGTGCTAAAAGATGATGTGGATCGTAGCAGTAGTGGCACATAGTCACATGTTGGGTAACTCACTAACTGCCTGGGAGTTGTCCAGTGGGCAAACATTTTTGGCACTGACTGATACACTGACTGTATCAGTACTGTAATATCACATCAAGTGGTAATTGGTGTTAACAGCAAACCATAAAATTTATGTACTGTAAGTTAGCAAGCTATGCTAACTAGCTTCCACTTTCTGAGTGCGATACAAGCTTGACAACATGAAGAGTCCTCCCAGTTACTGATTTCTGTAAAGGGACAGACAGATTAAATCACTAATGGTTGATAGCTAATGCCATgtagacttttttaaaaaggggaaaagTCATCATGTATCAGTGTTTGTTGGATATATAGTGTGATGTTATCCAGTCAGTGGTAAACCACAGAGGTTGACGGCTTGCCTCCTAGCAACACCTAATCTCAGCTGTCATTCAACTGACATGGGAAACTCTTGAGACTCTTGTGACTATTTTCACAAATATGCCTGAAAAAGATTTTATCCTCTtatgaacaaatgaaatatgCACAACAGATGCATCTAGACCTTATAACTCTGAGCATAGTTTAGGCTGATGATTCATCCTCTCCAGCCACAGGTGTGTGACCCTCTATTTCCTGCATTTGTTAGCATTTTGACCATTCCTTGTTGTTAGTTTCCAGGTTTATGCTGCACTGGAACAGTTTACTGTGACCTTTCTCTCATTTAAAATCCCTCTCAGGAATCTAGAGGGGATTTATCCAGCGTACTGAGTAGCGAGCTGGGATGTGTATGAAATCTCAAGTGTAGGAATGTTACTGGGCACTGGTTTTTGAGAGCGGGACAGTCAAACCACACTACATATAATGTCTAAGTTGTCATTCTCCCCACTTCACAGTTTCTAGCCTGGTCATAAATCACTCTTAGTCAAGGTTATTGAAACAGATATGCAATCTTCTGCACGTTATTTCCGCAGACTGCACAGACTTATGTTTCAGTTAAACACCACCAGTTTTGGGTTGTGCTCTAAAGTAGTGATCGCTAGGATCACTTCACCTCATTCAGAGAGATGCTGACAGGTATTTCTGTAGTTGCTGATCTGGTTTATAGAGTTGTGACTGGTCCAACTGGCCTGATAGGCAACTTCATTTGCTCAGATTCTACCTATTGCTATACATCTTGTTCCACCACTCTTACCCACTTAACTGGGTtttatcccagctgacattgggcaagagtcgtggtacaccctgtatggatt of the Lates calcarifer isolate ASB-BC8 unplaced genomic scaffold, TLL_Latcal_v3 _unitig_5164_quiver_1789, whole genome shotgun sequence genome contains:
- the LOC108873888 gene encoding CMP-N-acetylneuraminate-beta-1,4-galactoside alpha-2,3-sialyltransferase isoform X3 (The sequence of the model RefSeq protein was modified relative to this genomic sequence to represent the inferred CDS: added 251 bases not found in genome assembly), whose amino-acid sequence is MRMKPSRHLLLGLCSMLALGFLYYSSGRISLQGWGRKSLYDKQGFLLKLDGGLPLELIYKYGNLSEGACKPGFAAAKMTAIYPKFTKVVPMFLDPNYKRFSKIGDYLPPFGIKSQEKIIDILLSATKSYGLGEELDSMSCKTCIIVGNGGILANKSLGQRIDQFDVVVRLNEAPVKGFEKDVGSKTTMRITYPEGAIQKIERYEAQSLFVLSAFKALDFNWLRHMVFNQRLMCFPQTVVSSQYCQQRCWVSSSNGRAKWLQSDRITN
- the LOC108873888 gene encoding CMP-N-acetylneuraminate-beta-1,4-galactoside alpha-2,3-sialyltransferase isoform X2 (The sequence of the model RefSeq protein was modified relative to this genomic sequence to represent the inferred CDS: added 251 bases not found in genome assembly) yields the protein MRMKPSRHLLLGLCSMLALGFLYYSSGRISLQGWGRKSLYDKQGFLLKLDGGLPLELIYKYGNLSEGACKPGFAAAKMTAIYPKFTKVVPMFLDPNYKRFSKIGDYLPPFGIKSQEKIIDILLSATKSYGLGEELDSMSCKTCIIVGNGGILANKSLGQRIDQFDVVVRLNEAPVKGFEKDVGSKTTMRITYPEGAIQKIERYEAQSLFVLSAFKALDFNWLRHMVFNQRLSTDGFWKSVARRVPREPSDMRILNPYFIQEASFKLIGLPYNNGQMGRGNIPTLGTVAITMALHNCDEVAVAGFGYNMSTPHAPLHYYEKIRMSAIKESWTHNISKEKEFLVKLVKAGVIQDWTNGICGAGC
- the LOC108873888 gene encoding CMP-N-acetylneuraminate-beta-1,4-galactoside alpha-2,3-sialyltransferase isoform X1 (The sequence of the model RefSeq protein was modified relative to this genomic sequence to represent the inferred CDS: added 251 bases not found in genome assembly), with the protein product MRMKPSRHLLLGLCSMLALGFLYYSSGRISLQGWGRKSLYDKQGFLLKLDGGLPLELIYKYGNLSEGACKPGFAAAKMTAIYPKFTKVVPMFLDPNYKRFSKIGDYLPPFGIKSQEKIIDILLSATKSYGLGEELDSMSCKTCIIVGNGGILANKSLGQRIDQFDVVVRLNEAPVKGFEKDVGSKTTMRITYPEGAIQKIERYEAQSLFVLSAFKALDFNWLRHMVFNQRLQSTDGFWKSVARRVPREPSDMRILNPYFIQEASFKLIGLPYNNGQMGRGNIPTLGTVAITMALHNCDEVAVAGFGYNMSTPHAPLHYYEKIRMSAIKESWTHNISKEKEFLVKLVKAGVIQDWTNGICGAGC